The Calypte anna isolate BGI_N300 chromosome 23, bCalAnn1_v1.p, whole genome shotgun sequence genome has a segment encoding these proteins:
- the LDLRAP1 gene encoding low density lipoprotein receptor adapter protein 1 isoform X1, which translates to MDALKSAGRALLRSPSVHKPSWAGGRHKKLPENWTDTRETLLEGMLFSLKYMGMTLVEQPKGEELSAAAVKRIVATAKASGKKLQKVTLKVSPRGIVLNDSGTNELIENISIYRISYCTADKIHDKVFAYIAQNQLNENLECHAFLCPKRKMAQAVTLTVAQAFKIAFELWQAAKEEKEKRERSLLEGEGMSSPILDVSPHPNTPAATGNLLDLEDPAKSPLSSTVTPPHLDNSMFGPSSSVNNNVVWEMDDDLDEAFSRLAQSRTNPHVLDTGLTAQDIQSAETLSPVDWNKIDSNTGEKDDLFMF; encoded by the exons ATGGACGCCCTGAAGTCGGCGGGACGAGCCCTGCTGCGCAGCCCCAGCGTCCACAAACCCTCCTGGGCCGGCGGCCGACACAAAA AGCTCCCAGAGAACTGGACAGACACCCGAGAGACCCTGCTGGAGGGGATGCTCTTCAGCCTCAAGTACATGGGGATGACTCTGGTGGAGCAGCCCAAGGGCGAggagctctctgcagctgctgtcaaAAGGATCGTGGCTACT gcAAAAGCAAGTggaaagaagctgcagaaagtGACTCTGAAAGTCTCACCCAGGGGAATCGTGTTAAATGACAGTGGAACAAATGAGCTGATTGAGAACATCTCCATATACAG GATATCCTACTGCACAGCAGACAAGATCCACGATAAAGTGTTTGCCTACATTGCCCAGAACCAGCTCAATGAGAACCTGGAGTGCCATGCCTTCCTCTGTCCCAAACGGAAAATG GCACAAGCTGTCACCCTCACTGTAGCCCAGGCCTTCAAAATTGCCTTTGAGTTATGGCAAGCAGCTAAGGAAG AGAAGGAGAAGCGGGAAAGGTCCCTCTtggaaggagaagggatgaGCAGCCCCATCCTGGATGTTTCCCCCCATCCCAACACAC cagcagccacgGGGAACTTGCTGGATTTAGAAGATCCTGCCAAATCCCCCCTGAGCAGCACTGTGACCCCCCCACACTTAGATAACAGCATGTTTGGCCCCAGCTCCTCTGTAAATAACAACGTGGTGTGG GAAATGGATGATGATCTCGACGAGGCTTTTTCAAG ACTGGCTCAGTCCAGAACAAACCCACACGTCCTTGACACGGGGCTGACAGCTCAAGACATCCAGAGTGCAGAAACACTCTCCCCTGTAGACTGGAACAAAATAGATTCCAACACAGGAGAGAAGGATGATCTGTTCATGTTTTGA
- the LDLRAP1 gene encoding low density lipoprotein receptor adapter protein 1 isoform X2 gives MDALKSAGRALLRSPSVHKPSWAGGRHKKLPENWTDTRETLLEGMLFSLKYMGMTLVEQPKGEELSAAAVKRIVATAKASGKKLQKVTLKVSPRGIVLNDSGTNELIENISIYRISYCTADKIHDKVFAYIAQNQLNENLECHAFLCPKRKMAQAVTLTVAQAFKIAFELWQAAKEEKEKRERSLLEGEGMSSPILDVSPHPNTPATGNLLDLEDPAKSPLSSTVTPPHLDNSMFGPSSSVNNNVVWEMDDDLDEAFSRLAQSRTNPHVLDTGLTAQDIQSAETLSPVDWNKIDSNTGEKDDLFMF, from the exons ATGGACGCCCTGAAGTCGGCGGGACGAGCCCTGCTGCGCAGCCCCAGCGTCCACAAACCCTCCTGGGCCGGCGGCCGACACAAAA AGCTCCCAGAGAACTGGACAGACACCCGAGAGACCCTGCTGGAGGGGATGCTCTTCAGCCTCAAGTACATGGGGATGACTCTGGTGGAGCAGCCCAAGGGCGAggagctctctgcagctgctgtcaaAAGGATCGTGGCTACT gcAAAAGCAAGTggaaagaagctgcagaaagtGACTCTGAAAGTCTCACCCAGGGGAATCGTGTTAAATGACAGTGGAACAAATGAGCTGATTGAGAACATCTCCATATACAG GATATCCTACTGCACAGCAGACAAGATCCACGATAAAGTGTTTGCCTACATTGCCCAGAACCAGCTCAATGAGAACCTGGAGTGCCATGCCTTCCTCTGTCCCAAACGGAAAATG GCACAAGCTGTCACCCTCACTGTAGCCCAGGCCTTCAAAATTGCCTTTGAGTTATGGCAAGCAGCTAAGGAAG AGAAGGAGAAGCGGGAAAGGTCCCTCTtggaaggagaagggatgaGCAGCCCCATCCTGGATGTTTCCCCCCATCCCAACACAC cagccacgGGGAACTTGCTGGATTTAGAAGATCCTGCCAAATCCCCCCTGAGCAGCACTGTGACCCCCCCACACTTAGATAACAGCATGTTTGGCCCCAGCTCCTCTGTAAATAACAACGTGGTGTGG GAAATGGATGATGATCTCGACGAGGCTTTTTCAAG ACTGGCTCAGTCCAGAACAAACCCACACGTCCTTGACACGGGGCTGACAGCTCAAGACATCCAGAGTGCAGAAACACTCTCCCCTGTAGACTGGAACAAAATAGATTCCAACACAGGAGAGAAGGATGATCTGTTCATGTTTTGA